Proteins from a genomic interval of Paenibacillus sp. FSL H8-0048:
- a CDS encoding NAD(P)/FAD-dependent oxidoreductase — protein MSDLLIIGGGPAGMFAAFYGGMRQASVTLIESMPQLGGQLAALYPEKYIYDVAGFPKITAQELVDNLSRQMELFQSDIRLEEKVVSVVKQDERHFTVTTDKAEYHTKAIIITAGVGAFEPRRLEVPDAQRFEKANLHYFVSDLNAYKDKKVLISGGGDSAVDWALMLEPIAEQVTLIHRRDKFRAHEHSVENLMASKVNVITPSEITELHGEEFITKVTLSHIKTKETQEIEVDSVIVNFGFVSSLGPIAEWGIDIEGNSIVVDSRMETSIPGIFAAGDITTYPGKLKLIAVGFGEAPTAVNNAKVYIDPDAKLSPGHSSNLKL, from the coding sequence ATGAGCGATCTGCTGATTATAGGCGGAGGACCAGCCGGTATGTTTGCCGCTTTTTATGGCGGGATGCGCCAGGCTTCAGTAACACTTATTGAGAGCATGCCCCAACTTGGAGGGCAGCTTGCAGCTCTGTATCCTGAGAAATATATTTATGATGTCGCCGGCTTCCCCAAAATTACTGCACAGGAGCTGGTGGATAACCTGTCCCGGCAGATGGAGCTGTTCCAGTCCGATATCCGTCTGGAGGAGAAGGTCGTATCGGTTGTGAAGCAGGATGAACGCCATTTCACTGTCACCACCGACAAGGCAGAATATCACACCAAAGCTATCATCATCACGGCAGGCGTAGGCGCCTTCGAGCCGCGGCGTCTGGAGGTGCCGGATGCACAGCGCTTCGAGAAAGCCAACCTGCATTATTTCGTAAGTGATCTGAATGCTTATAAGGATAAGAAGGTACTAATTAGCGGCGGCGGCGATTCTGCTGTGGACTGGGCGCTGATGCTGGAGCCGATCGCTGAACAGGTAACCCTGATTCACCGCCGCGATAAATTCCGTGCGCATGAGCATAGTGTAGAGAACCTGATGGCCTCTAAGGTAAATGTGATTACGCCATCCGAGATTACCGAGCTGCATGGTGAAGAATTCATTACCAAAGTCACCTTGTCCCATATCAAGACCAAGGAAACTCAGGAAATCGAAGTAGACAGCGTTATTGTCAATTTCGGCTTTGTCTCCTCCCTGGGCCCGATTGCCGAGTGGGGAATCGATATTGAGGGTAACTCCATTGTGGTTGACTCCCGCATGGAGACCAGCATTCCGGGAATCTTCGCCGCTGGCGATATCACGACCTATCCGGGCAAGCTGAAGCTGATCGCTGTCGGATTCGGAGAAGCGCCTACAGCCGTGAATAACGCCAAGGTGTATATTGATCCGGATGCGAAGCTGTCTCCGGGACACAGCAGTAATCTTAAGCTCTAG
- a CDS encoding NAD(P)/FAD-dependent oxidoreductase, whose product MSSIPKIVILGAGYGGILTAQRLQKALNYNEADVTLVNRHEYHYFTTHLHMPAAGTDSIEHTRVSISKLIDEFKIDLVKSSVQEIRTQQKKVILEDGTLSYDYLVIALGGEPETFGIPGLDKYALTIRSINSVRLIREHIQYQFAKYKNENNAQEHINFVIGGAGFSGIEFVAELADRIPALCKEFDVDPSMVNIYNIEAAPTALPGFAPELVEHAMTVLTKKGVTFKMGVAIKECLPGGVILATGEEIKASTIVWTGGIRGNRLIEAAGFEAMRGRVKVDEYLRAPGHENIFIIGDGSLMINPEGRPYPPTAQIAMQQGECCAHNLVAAIRSQQPKKFAFSNKGTVASLGKGQGIAVVGEKTYKGWKAAQLKKVVDMRYLLIIGGIPLVLKKGRFL is encoded by the coding sequence ATGAGCAGTATTCCCAAAATCGTTATTCTAGGCGCGGGATATGGAGGGATTTTGACCGCCCAGCGGCTACAGAAAGCTTTGAACTATAATGAAGCTGATGTAACCCTGGTTAACCGCCATGAATATCACTATTTCACGACCCATCTGCATATGCCTGCAGCGGGCACGGACAGCATTGAGCATACACGCGTATCTATCTCCAAATTAATCGATGAGTTCAAGATCGATCTCGTCAAATCCTCGGTGCAGGAGATCCGCACCCAGCAGAAGAAGGTTATTCTGGAGGATGGAACGCTCTCGTATGATTACCTCGTGATTGCCCTTGGCGGTGAGCCTGAAACGTTCGGGATTCCGGGACTCGACAAATATGCGCTGACCATCCGCAGCATTAACTCTGTACGGCTGATCCGGGAGCATATCCAGTACCAGTTCGCCAAATACAAGAATGAGAATAATGCACAGGAGCACATCAACTTCGTCATTGGCGGCGCGGGCTTCAGCGGGATTGAATTTGTAGCGGAGCTGGCTGACCGGATTCCTGCGCTATGCAAAGAATTTGATGTCGATCCAAGCATGGTCAACATCTATAATATAGAAGCTGCGCCTACGGCTCTGCCAGGGTTCGCGCCTGAGCTGGTGGAGCACGCCATGACCGTGCTCACCAAGAAGGGCGTAACCTTCAAGATGGGCGTAGCGATCAAGGAATGCCTGCCTGGCGGCGTGATTCTGGCCACGGGTGAGGAGATCAAAGCTTCCACGATCGTATGGACCGGCGGTATCCGCGGGAACCGTCTGATTGAAGCGGCCGGCTTCGAAGCGATGCGCGGACGGGTGAAGGTAGACGAATATCTGCGGGCTCCGGGACATGAGAACATCTTCATTATTGGTGACGGCTCCCTCATGATTAATCCGGAAGGACGTCCATACCCGCCGACAGCACAGATTGCTATGCAGCAGGGAGAATGCTGTGCGCATAATCTCGTAGCGGCCATCCGCAGCCAGCAGCCGAAGAAATTCGCCTTCAGCAACAAGGGGACGGTAGCTTCATTGGGTAAGGGCCAGGGAATTGCCGTAGTCGGCGAGAAGACATACAAAGGCTGGAAGGCAGCGCAGCTGAAGAAGGTTGTTGATATGCGCTACCTGCTCATTATCGGCGGCATTCCGCTCGTCCTCAAAAAAGGAAGATTCCTCTAA
- a CDS encoding YheC/YheD family protein: protein MAGRELASKLLKTAALLSDSRVAGYIPRTREYSAAGLSAMLGRYGNVVIKPVVGGGGYGVIKVFRDQRGYGFTYMKSTRIYGDFTSMRQALDRFKVKRKYLIQQGISLARISGRPIDYRVKVVKNGEHWEFRSMVGRVARPGLFVTNLCKGGTMLSCRQGLRRSLPRVGTSSKKAEMRRLTLVCTELLERHFPGIGELGFDYAVDHRGKIWILEVNTRPK, encoded by the coding sequence ATGGCGGGGAGAGAACTGGCAAGCAAGCTGCTGAAGACGGCGGCGCTGCTTAGCGATTCACGGGTTGCCGGTTACATTCCGAGAACGCGGGAATATAGTGCTGCCGGATTGTCCGCGATGCTTGGAAGATACGGCAATGTAGTCATCAAGCCGGTTGTAGGCGGAGGAGGATATGGTGTCATTAAGGTGTTCCGGGATCAGAGGGGGTACGGCTTCACGTATATGAAGAGCACACGTATCTATGGGGACTTCACTTCCATGCGCCAGGCACTGGACAGATTCAAGGTGAAACGGAAATATTTGATCCAGCAGGGGATCTCCCTTGCACGGATCTCCGGGCGTCCGATTGATTACCGGGTCAAGGTGGTAAAGAACGGCGAGCACTGGGAGTTCCGCTCCATGGTAGGGAGAGTAGCCCGGCCGGGATTGTTCGTTACGAATCTCTGCAAAGGGGGCACGATGCTAAGCTGCCGCCAGGGATTGCGGAGATCACTGCCAAGAGTGGGGACCTCATCCAAAAAGGCGGAGATGCGCAGGCTGACTTTAGTCTGCACCGAACTGCTGGAGCGGCATTTCCCGGGGATCGGTGAACTGGGCTTCGACTATGCCGTAGATCATCGGGGGAAGATTTGGATTCTGGAAGTAAATACAAGACCAAAATGA
- a CDS encoding O-antigen ligase family protein, whose translation MSKPVYGKQAASVQATDKLSVAAWTLCAAFLLFLGWAAFQIGLFNGMTADFEKPIYVAALLSCLLLLAAAVLYFRAFRLEGQRDLLSLAALLLPLTYALSLFGAASRYMAMNMLFTQFTYAAVFIVSILLLRHKRLNSAVQHYVLALAYLIVGFGLLNWLGSWKLAGSLVGWFSKTVINGQYNAAVMTDSNGLRLTSVFQYANTYAAFLMAFLFVAVFALIRSRKWPGQLLHGFMLVPIIVSLLLTLSRGGLVLLPVVFILLLLFLKPVQQILWIVHLAIAGLCSLLITSPVTRLGLELNAEFNSSAALKGWGYLLGASAIAAALCLVVQRYLAPWLSRKLGRLESRRMSGLWIPAISVAGVVIIAFLFIGTSARNILPANIGTRLENINFKQHSVLERFTFYKDAMKVVKDYPVLGTGGGGWATLYEHYQNNPYLSRQVHNFFLQYLIEVGIVGLLVFMGFILFIFYKFSREYLKRKTDDYSNGFFYLIIALSILVHSMLDFNLSFAFMGMLVFLSLGGMAVAMESKPLRLQWNKLWIRAGYFTVLGIGTGYLLFLSMSYTRSSSEAGAGKKLIQVSQSYEEIKAPFVKALSIRPYHPESAVYLSILDQKVYEQTKNEQFLEEGYAVLTRALKDEPSNKELLTQLASYYDLKGQSAEAYQVYLDNADKFMWDINWYADLISRASLLGQQAYSKQDEAGQQTYFASALAAYRHVTDGIAHLKSLPPEQMQGREFFATPTIGLSAGRVQFLSGDKDAAAAAVKQGFVNGYEDLTDSGGLWTTAWYSGVIARSQELGAAALKRSQEAAAEGKLEIKDQEKLNMQRYFKTGLDAYTYAAADRDAQQGITVTPELLLNTGKIQYMSQDMPAAEATLKQGLSEDYSNPVNREVARWLLAVQQRMQSVQDQALYQKLIAADPEEAARISEIAGMPL comes from the coding sequence GTGTCGAAACCTGTGTACGGAAAACAAGCGGCTTCTGTCCAAGCCACGGACAAGCTTTCAGTAGCAGCTTGGACGCTTTGTGCTGCGTTTTTGCTGTTCCTCGGCTGGGCCGCTTTTCAGATCGGATTGTTCAATGGAATGACGGCGGATTTCGAGAAGCCCATTTATGTTGCCGCATTATTAAGCTGTCTGCTGCTGCTGGCTGCTGCCGTCCTCTATTTCAGAGCCTTCCGGCTTGAGGGACAGCGTGATCTGCTCAGCCTAGCGGCTCTCCTTCTTCCCTTAACCTATGCGTTGTCGCTATTCGGCGCTGCTTCGCGGTATATGGCAATGAACATGCTGTTCACCCAGTTCACCTATGCCGCAGTCTTCATCGTCAGCATCCTTCTGCTCCGGCACAAGCGGCTCAATTCCGCCGTCCAGCATTACGTGCTTGCCCTTGCTTATCTGATCGTCGGCTTTGGACTGCTCAACTGGCTCGGAAGCTGGAAGCTGGCCGGCAGCCTGGTGGGCTGGTTCTCAAAGACTGTAATTAACGGCCAGTATAATGCTGCCGTCATGACTGACTCGAACGGCCTGCGCCTGACTTCCGTTTTTCAGTATGCCAATACATATGCAGCTTTCCTGATGGCTTTTCTGTTCGTGGCTGTCTTCGCGCTGATCCGCTCCCGCAAATGGCCCGGACAATTGCTGCACGGCTTCATGCTGGTGCCCATCATCGTCTCGCTGCTGCTGACCTTGTCCCGCGGAGGCCTGGTGCTGCTGCCGGTGGTGTTCATACTCCTGCTGCTCTTCCTGAAGCCGGTGCAGCAGATTCTGTGGATTGTTCATCTCGCTATTGCCGGCCTATGCTCTCTGCTGATTACCAGCCCGGTCACGCGGCTGGGCCTGGAGCTGAATGCCGAGTTCAACTCGTCTGCTGCCCTTAAGGGCTGGGGCTATCTGCTGGGAGCCTCGGCCATTGCAGCTGCACTCTGCCTGGTGGTCCAGCGTTACCTGGCGCCTTGGCTGAGCCGCAAGCTCGGCAGACTGGAGTCCCGCCGTATGAGCGGACTTTGGATTCCTGCCATCTCTGTGGCTGGCGTCGTGATCATCGCCTTCCTGTTCATCGGCACCAGCGCCCGCAATATTCTCCCGGCGAATATCGGAACACGGCTGGAGAACATCAACTTCAAGCAGCATAGCGTCCTTGAGCGTTTTACCTTTTACAAGGATGCCATGAAGGTTGTCAAGGATTATCCGGTACTTGGCACGGGCGGCGGCGGCTGGGCCACACTCTATGAGCATTATCAGAACAACCCTTACCTGAGCCGCCAGGTGCATAACTTCTTCCTGCAGTATCTGATTGAGGTGGGCATTGTAGGCCTACTGGTGTTCATGGGCTTCATCCTGTTTATCTTCTACAAATTCAGCAGGGAGTATCTGAAACGGAAGACCGATGACTATAGCAACGGATTCTTCTATCTCATTATCGCCTTGTCCATTCTGGTGCACAGTATGCTGGACTTCAACCTCAGTTTTGCGTTCATGGGAATGCTCGTCTTCCTCTCCCTGGGGGGAATGGCTGTGGCCATGGAGAGCAAGCCGCTCCGTCTTCAGTGGAACAAGCTATGGATTAGAGCGGGTTATTTCACAGTACTCGGAATCGGCACGGGCTACTTGCTCTTCCTGTCTATGAGTTATACTCGTTCCAGCTCTGAAGCCGGTGCAGGCAAGAAGCTGATCCAAGTGAGCCAGTCGTATGAGGAGATCAAGGCCCCTTTCGTAAAAGCACTCAGCATCCGACCCTACCATCCGGAATCGGCTGTGTACCTGTCCATACTGGACCAGAAGGTGTATGAGCAGACGAAGAACGAGCAGTTCCTGGAAGAGGGCTATGCGGTATTGACCCGTGCACTAAAGGATGAGCCGTCTAACAAAGAACTGCTGACCCAGCTCGCTAGCTACTATGACCTGAAGGGCCAGAGCGCCGAAGCCTATCAGGTCTATCTGGACAACGCGGACAAGTTCATGTGGGATATTAACTGGTATGCCGATCTGATTAGCCGGGCCTCTCTCCTTGGACAGCAAGCTTATTCCAAGCAGGATGAAGCCGGGCAACAGACGTATTTCGCTTCCGCACTTGCTGCCTACAGACATGTAACGGACGGCATTGCCCATTTGAAAAGCCTCCCTCCCGAGCAGATGCAGGGCCGTGAATTCTTCGCTACACCTACGATTGGCCTAAGCGCAGGGAGAGTACAATTCCTGTCCGGGGACAAGGACGCCGCGGCTGCAGCTGTGAAGCAGGGCTTCGTGAACGGATACGAGGATCTGACAGACAGCGGAGGCCTGTGGACAACCGCCTGGTACAGCGGAGTTATAGCCCGTTCGCAGGAGCTGGGAGCCGCAGCCTTGAAGCGTTCACAGGAAGCCGCGGCCGAGGGCAAGCTGGAGATCAAGGACCAGGAGAAGCTTAACATGCAGCGGTATTTCAAAACCGGCCTGGACGCTTATACCTACGCCGCCGCAGACCGGGATGCACAGCAGGGAATCACAGTGACACCGGAACTGCTGCTGAACACCGGTAAGATCCAGTATATGTCCCAGGACATGCCGGCAGCAGAAGCCACATTGAAGCAAGGACTAAGCGAGGATTACAGCAACCCTGTCAACCGGGAGGTTGCCCGGTGGTTGCTTGCTGTGCAGCAGCGGATGCAGAGCGTCCAGGATCAGGCGCTCTATCAGAAGCTGATCGCCGCTGATCCGGAAGAAGCGGCAAGAATCAGTGAGATAGCGGGTATGCCGCTGTAA
- a CDS encoding sporulation histidine kinase inhibitor Sda encodes MVELSDEMLLDSYHRAIELHLEHDFIALLLAEIRKRNLHSPDHAVLH; translated from the coding sequence ATGGTTGAATTGTCGGATGAGATGCTGCTTGACTCTTATCACAGAGCGATAGAGCTGCATTTAGAGCATGATTTCATCGCCCTGCTTCTCGCTGAAATTCGCAAACGGAACTTACACTCTCCAGACCATGCGGTTCTTCATTAA
- a CDS encoding bacterial Ig-like domain-containing protein — MKKLQRLLSVFVIVLLLFTSIPLSLSAEAAETSGQAEPGPWTFSAFGGNTSPGKNPEPAIENPSTVTLTTYGGKISGTDEGLSFYYRELPATANFELRARATVIAFNSNSGVNSPNQKSFGLMLRDTVNPHGSSSTTTSNYAAAGALDLVMKGFYKKTAQVKLNPFAGLNAPAAGEVYDLSLRKSGDTYLLSVNGQTEIVTLEDTFTDTVFAGIYVARDATVTFSELNLQIDAKHVTSLSADTGGMTKTSYLVGEPLDLTGLIVKAVFSDHSEATLSSEEYIVTGFDSSKPGENRIQINYNGASASIPLQIIPLTVSSLSVKYEPVKTVYYPGDSFDPQGLVVAAHYNNGYLIKELADNLYTLSIDGQPVTDQLPYTFAGPGSYELLIASTATPSVTTALKLEVMDATLSELEIRHEPKQTVYYIGDTLQLEGLSLYAHYSDLTEIRLAKDEYTVSALDTTTPGDKEIKVTYKELTASFMVKVKIKELTGIEVTGYPRTTFFVNEPFDSSGLTVSKVYDNADREVLSGFTLDQSAFDNRLAGVYPVQIIPDDSSIQPITYTVTVKEKTTPVWHSITFGQSTSAANNKVVTQDDGTLRLIALEGGGKVTEDHDGITFYYTELNALEDNFVLSADIEVLNFAKTPYDGQESFGIMARDAIGTPGTSSVFASNIAAIGGYSGGTRSALGTQLFVRSGIEKPDGTGSKGIKTIMLKNERPAPGNTAPAAPYRLTLSKTNSGFTGRINSEQEAIHFEPDILSVQDSTMYVGFYAARLATIDIRNIQLTVTSAATDAPKVEPPAAPVTPDLSILSRSKASTPEYEVIVRPNVNGTVTVKQGSRIIAQDVAATADKRLAIPAVLSGHGDTNFSVVFWPEDTQYLTSYGTIVRNFTVNMNSYGDGEDIYVSPAGTSAGDGTMALPLDLDTAIDYVKPGQHILMLDGHYVRKSPLVIQKYNDGTEAARKVLEAAPGARPIIDFDKKSEGVLLSGDYWHVKGLDFTRSAANTKGFTVGGNHNIVENSRFYANGDTGLQISRTDGTARDITEWPSYNLILNSTSFDNRDPSDNNADGFAAKLTAGTGNIFRGCLAHNNIDDGWDLYTKAGSGAIGPVLIENSAAFNNGYLTDGTVGAGDKNGFKLGGEGIHVAHIIRNSVAFGNGAYGFTSNSNPGVIAVNNIGYNNTRGNLSFTTYGQITPDFKIDGFVSYQSGSIGKDQYPASLAAENNFMYNGTASVNQSGKQLTDANFASLLPVTSYLRDAEGNIIWGEFLKFIPFENQEQEPEPGTQPEPEPQPEPEPQPEQEPQPEPEPGTQPSPSPSAAPVPSATPNPTSAPNTGSTGTGSAANDSITTVLLLDGSVSMELPVSHTTGKAIAQLSESVLRRIVPVAKADSTGTKTLRIQLTADPAQDMKEVELSLPAAAFRSEEAPLKLEIRSSLATLGLPDSIFTAEALNGVKTVTLSLRSITPGGQLQAKLGDRPLIGCGLQLDGAPLQPDRLQSAIEIGIPHPPAVPAADNAYIVVWGIQESGIIQPVIHGKYNADKQQAIFSTTQASGQYAAVFNHKTFQDIASTYWAKSAVEILASQGVIQGITAAEFRPEQSVTRAEFALLLVRGMELTASEGPGFTDVSPGDYYYKELMTARKLGIITGLPGGLFQPDVPVSRQEMFVMAARALRAVERMNPGENTSSVLKDFTDHQQIASYAADDIAALAAAGLVKGDAQQQLMPAASSTRSEAAMLIYRMLAL, encoded by the coding sequence GTGAAGAAACTACAACGCTTGTTATCCGTGTTCGTAATCGTACTGCTCCTATTCACATCCATTCCTTTATCTCTATCAGCCGAAGCAGCAGAGACTTCCGGACAAGCAGAGCCTGGGCCTTGGACCTTCAGTGCGTTCGGAGGTAATACATCCCCGGGCAAGAACCCCGAGCCTGCCATAGAGAATCCTTCCACCGTAACGCTGACTACTTATGGAGGCAAGATTTCAGGCACCGATGAGGGACTCTCTTTTTATTACCGGGAGCTTCCGGCCACCGCGAACTTTGAGCTCAGAGCCAGGGCCACCGTTATTGCCTTTAACAGCAATTCCGGCGTCAATTCGCCTAACCAGAAGTCCTTTGGCCTGATGCTAAGGGATACGGTTAATCCTCATGGAAGTTCAAGCACCACCACCTCCAATTATGCTGCGGCCGGTGCTTTGGATTTGGTGATGAAGGGTTTTTATAAAAAAACGGCACAGGTCAAGCTGAACCCGTTCGCCGGGCTGAACGCCCCTGCTGCGGGCGAAGTCTACGATCTCAGCCTCCGCAAATCGGGTGATACCTATCTGCTGAGCGTTAACGGCCAGACCGAAATCGTAACCTTGGAGGACACTTTTACGGATACAGTCTTTGCCGGGATTTACGTCGCCAGAGATGCAACCGTGACCTTCAGTGAGCTGAATCTACAGATCGATGCCAAACATGTAACAAGCTTGTCTGCCGACACGGGCGGGATGACGAAGACCTCTTATCTGGTGGGTGAACCGCTGGATCTGACCGGGCTTATCGTGAAGGCTGTATTCTCCGATCACAGTGAAGCCACTCTGTCTTCTGAGGAGTACATTGTAACAGGATTCGACAGCAGTAAACCCGGGGAGAATCGAATCCAGATTAACTATAACGGCGCCTCTGCAAGTATTCCGCTGCAAATCATCCCGCTGACCGTCAGCTCATTATCCGTCAAATACGAGCCTGTCAAAACCGTCTATTATCCAGGCGATTCTTTTGATCCGCAGGGGCTTGTTGTTGCTGCCCATTATAATAACGGCTACCTGATTAAGGAACTTGCGGATAATCTGTACACCCTCTCCATTGACGGGCAACCGGTAACAGATCAGCTTCCGTATACTTTTGCCGGGCCGGGCTCCTATGAACTATTGATCGCTTCCACAGCGACTCCGTCTGTCACCACAGCATTGAAGCTTGAGGTCATGGATGCTACCCTGTCCGAATTAGAAATAAGACATGAGCCTAAGCAAACCGTCTATTATATCGGTGATACCTTACAGCTGGAGGGACTCTCCCTTTATGCCCATTATTCAGACCTTACAGAGATCAGGCTGGCCAAGGACGAATACACCGTCTCCGCCTTAGACACAACGACTCCAGGAGACAAGGAGATCAAGGTAACCTACAAGGAATTAACGGCAAGCTTCATGGTTAAAGTCAAAATCAAAGAGCTGACCGGCATCGAGGTAACTGGCTATCCCAGAACTACCTTTTTTGTAAACGAGCCCTTTGACAGCAGCGGTCTGACCGTATCGAAGGTGTATGACAACGCTGACCGGGAGGTGCTAAGCGGGTTCACGCTGGATCAATCTGCATTCGATAACCGGCTTGCCGGAGTATATCCGGTTCAGATCATCCCTGATGATTCTTCCATACAACCCATTACGTATACCGTCACGGTAAAAGAAAAGACCACACCCGTCTGGCACAGTATCACCTTCGGCCAGTCTACATCCGCTGCGAATAACAAAGTCGTCACCCAGGACGACGGTACGCTCCGGCTGATCGCCTTGGAAGGAGGCGGTAAGGTCACTGAAGACCACGATGGCATAACGTTCTACTACACAGAGCTTAATGCCCTGGAAGATAACTTCGTGCTATCTGCGGATATTGAGGTGCTGAACTTTGCCAAAACCCCTTATGACGGGCAAGAATCCTTCGGAATCATGGCGCGGGACGCGATCGGGACACCCGGAACTTCGAGTGTATTCGCCTCGAATATCGCGGCCATCGGCGGCTACAGCGGCGGAACAAGAAGCGCTCTGGGTACCCAGCTGTTCGTCCGTTCCGGTATCGAGAAGCCGGATGGAACCGGAAGCAAGGGCATTAAGACAATCATGCTCAAAAATGAACGGCCTGCACCCGGCAACACGGCCCCTGCTGCACCATACCGCTTAACGCTGTCTAAGACGAACAGCGGCTTCACAGGCCGGATCAATTCGGAGCAGGAGGCTATCCATTTCGAACCGGATATTCTTAGCGTACAAGACTCCACGATGTATGTCGGCTTCTATGCGGCCCGTCTTGCTACGATAGATATCCGCAATATCCAGTTGACAGTGACAAGCGCTGCTACTGATGCGCCTAAGGTGGAGCCACCCGCGGCTCCTGTAACGCCAGATTTGAGCATACTGTCCCGAAGCAAAGCATCTACACCCGAATATGAAGTGATTGTCCGCCCTAACGTGAACGGAACCGTAACGGTGAAGCAGGGCTCCAGGATTATCGCACAGGATGTCGCGGCAACAGCCGATAAGCGTCTGGCGATTCCTGCGGTACTCAGCGGACATGGGGATACGAACTTCAGTGTTGTCTTTTGGCCGGAGGATACCCAGTACTTGACCTCTTACGGTACAATCGTCCGCAACTTCACTGTTAATATGAACAGCTATGGCGATGGGGAAGACATCTATGTATCACCTGCCGGAACAAGTGCCGGGGACGGGACGATGGCTCTCCCGCTGGATCTTGATACTGCGATTGATTATGTGAAGCCGGGACAGCATATCCTTATGCTTGATGGGCATTACGTGCGGAAATCGCCGCTGGTCATTCAGAAGTATAACGACGGTACCGAAGCTGCCAGAAAGGTTCTCGAAGCGGCACCCGGTGCAAGGCCCATTATCGATTTTGACAAAAAGTCAGAAGGGGTTCTGCTCAGCGGGGACTACTGGCATGTGAAGGGACTCGATTTCACCCGCTCGGCGGCCAATACGAAGGGATTCACGGTTGGCGGTAACCATAATATTGTTGAGAACAGCCGCTTCTATGCTAACGGCGACACCGGCTTGCAAATCAGCCGCACCGACGGAACCGCCAGAGACATCACGGAATGGCCGTCCTACAATTTAATTCTGAACAGCACCTCCTTCGATAACCGCGATCCGTCTGACAATAACGCAGATGGCTTTGCGGCCAAGCTAACCGCCGGCACCGGGAATATTTTCAGAGGATGCCTGGCGCATAATAACATTGACGATGGCTGGGATCTGTACACCAAAGCAGGCTCGGGTGCAATCGGTCCGGTACTCATCGAGAACAGCGCCGCCTTCAACAACGGGTATTTAACGGACGGAACCGTTGGGGCCGGCGATAAAAACGGATTCAAGCTCGGCGGAGAAGGCATTCATGTCGCGCATATCATCCGTAATTCGGTCGCCTTCGGCAACGGTGCCTACGGGTTCACCAGCAACAGTAATCCTGGAGTCATTGCGGTTAACAATATCGGCTATAACAACACCCGCGGCAACCTGAGCTTCACCACATATGGTCAGATTACTCCAGACTTCAAGATTGACGGCTTTGTATCTTACCAGTCGGGCAGCATCGGCAAGGATCAATATCCGGCTTCCTTAGCAGCGGAGAATAACTTCATGTACAATGGCACCGCGTCAGTTAATCAATCAGGCAAACAGCTGACCGATGCCAACTTCGCAAGTCTGCTGCCGGTGACCTCTTATCTGCGGGATGCAGAGGGTAATATCATCTGGGGGGAATTTCTGAAGTTTATTCCTTTTGAGAATCAAGAACAGGAGCCAGAGCCGGGAACTCAGCCGGAACCAGAGCCTCAGCCAGAACCGGAACCTCAGCCGGAGCAGGAACCTCAACCGGAGCCAGAGCCGGGGACCCAGCCGTCACCAAGTCCTTCCGCTGCGCCTGTTCCTTCTGCCACACCAAATCCAACCTCTGCACCTAATACAGGCAGCACTGGCACTGGATCAGCCGCCAACGATTCTATTACAACGGTTCTTTTGCTGGACGGCAGCGTAAGCATGGAGTTACCTGTAAGTCATACCACGGGAAAAGCAATAGCCCAGTTAAGTGAATCCGTTCTGCGCCGAATAGTTCCAGTAGCCAAAGCCGATTCCACAGGTACCAAGACTCTGCGGATTCAACTTACTGCTGATCCGGCCCAGGACATGAAGGAAGTTGAACTAAGCCTCCCCGCTGCGGCATTTCGTTCAGAAGAAGCTCCCCTCAAGCTTGAGATCCGTTCTTCCTTAGCGACTCTCGGGTTGCCTGACAGTATTTTCACAGCAGAGGCGCTGAACGGCGTAAAGACTGTTACTTTATCGCTAAGAAGCATTACTCCCGGCGGGCAGCTCCAAGCCAAGCTGGGAGACCGCCCGCTTATCGGGTGCGGGCTTCAACTGGATGGGGCGCCGCTGCAGCCTGACCGTCTTCAGTCGGCTATAGAGATCGGAATTCCCCATCCGCCAGCAGTTCCTGCAGCGGATAATGCCTATATTGTTGTGTGGGGCATCCAGGAATCGGGAATCATCCAGCCAGTGATACACGGGAAGTACAACGCAGATAAGCAGCAGGCCATTTTCTCAACAACACAGGCCTCCGGCCAGTATGCAGCAGTCTTTAATCACAAGACATTCCAGGATATCGCCTCAACCTATTGGGCCAAGTCCGCAGTGGAAATACTCGCCTCCCAAGGGGTGATTCAAGGCATCACGGCAGCCGAGTTCAGACCGGAGCAGTCCGTTACCCGCGCAGAATTTGCACTTCTGTTAGTCCGGGGAATGGAATTAACAGCATCAGAGGGGCCTGGCTTCACGGATGTATCACCGGGGGATTATTATTACAAGGAGCTTATGACTGCCCGAAAGCTTGGCATCATTACAGGTCTGCCGGGAGGTCTATTCCAGCCGGATGTACCGGTATCCAGGCAAGAAATGTTCGTTATGGCAGCTAGAGCATTGCGGGCAGTAGAGCGCATGAATCCGGGGGAGAACACTTCTTCTGTATTAAAAGACTTTACCGATCACCAGCAAATTGCCAGCTATGCGGCAGATGATATTGCCGCTCTAGCCGCAGCCGGTCTCGTTAAAGGAGATGCACAGCAGCAGCTCATGCCCGCTGCCTCCTCGACACGTTCCGAGGCAGCTATGCTGATCTATCGGATGCTTGCGCTATAG